Genomic segment of Pasteurella multocida subsp. multocida OH4807:
ATAGCAGGCTTATGAGCTCTAAAAATACCTGCTTTCTCAAAGCCAATTTGTTCTCGATCTGACCCTAAGAAATCAACGTGATCAATATCGATACTGCTAATCACCGCGACATCACTATCCACAATATTGGTTGCATCTAAACGCCCACCCAGCCCGACTTCTAGGATCACCACGTCTAATTTCGCTTGCTTGAATAAATGCAACGCAGACAAGGTACTGAACTCAAAATAAGTGAGTGATTGCGTTTTATGTGCTTCAATAAAAGCGAAAGAAGCAGTGTGAGCCTCATCAGATAATTCCTGATTTTGGATACGTACACGCTCGTTATAACGAATTAAATGCGGTGAAGAATATACACCGACACGATAGCCAGCATTCAACAAAATTGTTTCAAGCAAGCGACAAGTTGTACCTTTGCCATTTGTACCGCCAACAGTAATCACAAAAGGCGCTGGTGTTAATAAATCTAATGCATCTGCGACGGATTTAATGCGATCTAGCCCCAAATCAATGGCTTTAAAATGGCTGTTTTCTAAATAAGAAAGCCACTGCGCGAGTGGCGAAGTGGCTGTTAATAACGTGTTTGAATTATGCATTTGTTTCTTGAGTGTCTTCAACCAATAATTCAGGTTCAACAAACGGTGATGGTTTATTGCTTAATTTGCTTAATATACTTGCTAAGGTATGGCGCATATCACCACGTTTCACAATCATATCAATAGCCCCTTTTTCTAATAAGAACTCACTGCGCTGGAAACCTTCTGGTAATTTTTCACGCACTGTTTGCTCAATCACACGAGGACCTGCAAAACCAATCAATGCTTTTGGTTCAGCAATATTAATATCGCCAAGCATTGCGAAACTAGCAGAAACCCCTCCCAATGTAGGATCTGTCAAGACTGAAATAAAGGGTACGCCTTTTTCACGCATTTTGGCTAATACCGCACTGGTTTTTGCCATTTGCATTAACGAAAATAATGCTTCTTGCATACGTGCGCCACCACTTGCTGAGAAACACACAAATGGACAGTTTAGCTCAAGAGCTTTTTCTGCAGCTTGTACAAATTTTGAGCCAACAACAGACCCCATCGAGCCGCCCATAAAGCTAAAGTTTGAGGCTGCCGCCACAATAGGCATGCCATAAAGTGTGCCTTGCATCACGATAAGAGCATCTTTCTCACCTGTCTCTTTTTGAGCAGCAGAGATACGGTCTTTATATTTCTTTAAGTCTTTAAATTTAAGAATATCTTTAGGCTCTAGATCTGCGGCTAGTTCATGGACACTATCTTTATCCAATAAGGCTAACAGACGTTCTCTTGCATCAATGCGCATATGATGACCGCATTTTGGACACACTTCTAAATGACGCTTTAATTCATCACGATACAACACTTGTTCACAAGAAGTACATTTGGTCCAAACGCCCTCAGGTACATTAGACTTACGAGACCCTGTCGAAGTCGTATTTTTACTAAAAATTCGATCAATCCAGCTCATTTTAAACCTTTTTATTTAACGAAAAATTGAATGTATTACACCATAATTTGAGCAAATATGCCAGAAATAAAGGTCTGATCTGGCTACCATAATTTATCTTCTATGAACAACGGTCCTAAGGCATTTTGAGGAATAGCAAACCGTTCAGGATACACCACATTAACTAAATAAAGCCCCTCTGCTTTTGCTGTTGGTGCGGCTAAAGTGCGGTCTTTTTGTGCCAACAACCAACTCATCCACTCT
This window contains:
- a CDS encoding acetyl-CoA carboxylase subunit beta (COG0777 Acetyl-CoA carboxylase beta subunit), whose product is MSWIDRIFSKNTTSTGSRKSNVPEGVWTKCTSCEQVLYRDELKRHLEVCPKCGHHMRIDARERLLALLDKDSVHELAADLEPKDILKFKDLKKYKDRISAAQKETGEKDALIVMQGTLYGMPIVAAASNFSFMGGSMGSVVGSKFVQAAEKALELNCPFVCFSASGGARMQEALFSLMQMAKTSAVLAKMREKGVPFISVLTDPTLGGVSASFAMLGDINIAEPKALIGFAGPRVIEQTVREKLPEGFQRSEFLLEKGAIDMIVKRGDMRHTLASILSKLSNKPSPFVEPELLVEDTQETNA